The following proteins come from a genomic window of Yinghuangia sp. ASG 101:
- a CDS encoding TIGR04222 domain-containing membrane protein, with translation MIGLVVNVLLFVAVCAFAVRVDKLGRARSAPLPPPGTLGLMELAYLAGGPGRAADVALLAARGRGAVGIDGNGRVTMLRQDGGDAVAADTADAVRIGGAAADVASVRAVLAAKPSVRAPRDRLFALGFLNPAARNPLLRPVRVALTVVPIIAIAGLFLESYAGSPSDDTALWVTNLVVVLLGTAACIGAAMLLFSSYNKLRGPLTENAVRHLWSQVRDEQGLAALAAAVPGGAGLGTVALAGPASVPDPGISGAFGRAAQATSASIVSDGWTEHQWTANANAQGVLGGPSYLDLHRQASAPAPHSGFGVPQHNPYVDGSPVWQNAPGVPGDAPGGHDGGGGDPV, from the coding sequence GTGATCGGCTTGGTCGTCAACGTGCTGTTGTTCGTCGCCGTCTGTGCCTTCGCGGTACGCGTCGACAAGTTGGGGAGAGCCCGAAGCGCTCCCCTGCCGCCCCCGGGGACGCTCGGGCTGATGGAGCTGGCGTACCTGGCCGGCGGGCCCGGCCGCGCCGCGGACGTGGCGCTGCTCGCCGCGCGGGGCCGGGGAGCGGTGGGGATCGACGGGAACGGCAGGGTCACCATGCTGCGCCAGGACGGCGGCGACGCGGTCGCGGCCGACACCGCGGACGCGGTACGGATCGGCGGGGCCGCCGCCGACGTGGCGTCGGTGCGGGCCGTGCTGGCCGCGAAGCCGTCCGTCCGGGCGCCGCGCGACCGGCTCTTCGCGCTCGGGTTCCTCAACCCGGCCGCGCGCAATCCGCTGCTGCGCCCGGTGCGCGTCGCGCTGACCGTGGTCCCGATCATCGCGATCGCCGGCCTGTTCCTGGAGTCGTACGCCGGTTCGCCGAGCGACGACACGGCGCTCTGGGTGACCAACCTGGTCGTGGTGCTGCTCGGGACCGCCGCGTGTATCGGCGCCGCCATGCTGCTGTTCAGCAGTTACAACAAGCTGCGCGGCCCGCTGACGGAGAACGCCGTGCGCCACCTGTGGTCGCAGGTGCGCGACGAGCAGGGGCTCGCCGCGCTCGCGGCGGCGGTTCCCGGTGGCGCGGGCCTGGGCACGGTGGCGCTCGCGGGCCCGGCGAGCGTTCCCGACCCCGGCATCAGCGGAGCCTTCGGCCGCGCGGCGCAGGCCACGTCCGCGAGCATCGTCAGCGACGGGTGGACCGAGCACCAGTGGACCGCCAACGCGAACGCGCAAGGGGTGCTCGGCGGCCCGTCGTACCTCGACCTGCACCGGCAGGCGTCGGCGCCGGCCCCGCACAGCGGATTCGGCGTCCCGCAGCACAACCCGTATGTCGACGGTTCACCGGTGTGGCAGAACGCGCCGGGTGTGCCCGGGGACGCCCCCGGCGGCCACGACGGGGGCGGCGGGGACCCGGTCTGA
- a CDS encoding TerD family protein → MGVTLAKGGNVSLSKAAPGLSSVAVGLGWDVRVTSGADFDLDASALLLGDTGRVLSDAHFVFYNNLTSPDGSVQHTGDNLTGEGEGDDEVVNVELGSVPPEVAKIVFPVSIHDADVRGQSFGQVRNAYIRVVNRVDNAELARYDLSEDASTETAMVFGELYRHGGEWKFRAVGQGYASGLAGIARDFGVNV, encoded by the coding sequence GTGGGAGTCACCCTCGCCAAGGGCGGCAATGTTTCCCTGTCCAAGGCCGCTCCCGGCCTGTCGTCCGTCGCCGTCGGCCTGGGGTGGGACGTACGTGTGACCTCGGGTGCGGACTTCGACCTGGACGCGAGCGCGCTGCTGCTCGGCGACACCGGCCGGGTGCTGTCGGACGCGCACTTCGTCTTCTACAACAACCTGACCAGCCCGGACGGCTCGGTGCAGCACACCGGTGACAACCTCACCGGCGAGGGCGAGGGGGACGACGAGGTCGTCAACGTCGAACTCGGCTCGGTGCCGCCCGAGGTCGCCAAGATCGTCTTCCCGGTCTCCATCCACGACGCCGACGTGCGCGGCCAGTCCTTCGGACAGGTCCGCAACGCCTACATCCGCGTCGTGAACCGCGTCGACAACGCCGAGCTGGCCCGCTACGACCTGTCGGAGGACGCGTCGACCGAGACCGCGATGGTCTTCGGCGAGCTGTACCGGCACGGCGGCGAGTGGAAGTTCCGCGCCGTCGGCCAGGGCTACGCGTCCGGCCTCGCGGGCATCGCGCGCGACTTCGGCGTCAACGTCTGA
- a CDS encoding sensor histidine kinase: MRVPHEVAPRQRISDDGRPRARPANAPAAPGKRRSGLSARWKLTLSYSGFLFAAGFLMLAVVWVFVLRWLPSHNDPEDYKDAAGVVIITGPDRPKLMSGFAPAAATALGFLLVFGLVGGWFLAGRMLAPLTRISDATRRAAKGGLSHRIRMKGRQDEFRELADAFDTMLEQLESHVAEQRRFAANASHELRTPLAITKTLLDVARHDPAQDRDELLQRLHAANTRAIDLIEALLLLSRSDRVGFAPEPVDLSLITEEAAETLLPLAEQRGITLDVTGEPNMTAGSAALIPRMVTNLVQNAIVHNLPTGGTVTVHTEPGPDSAVLRVENTGPTLTPESLPTLTEPFQRGTERVRTDEHAGVGLGLAIVHSIVRAHNGTLQLTPRPSGGLTVTVRLPGAAQVARVDRAHGSVGRDPLRAQPHSS; the protein is encoded by the coding sequence ATGCGTGTGCCCCACGAGGTCGCCCCCCGGCAGCGGATTTCCGACGACGGACGTCCGCGCGCCCGGCCCGCCAACGCCCCCGCGGCACCGGGGAAAAGGCGCTCGGGGCTCAGTGCCCGGTGGAAACTCACGCTCAGTTACTCCGGATTCCTCTTCGCCGCCGGCTTCCTCATGCTGGCCGTGGTGTGGGTGTTCGTGCTCCGCTGGCTGCCGTCCCACAACGACCCCGAGGACTACAAGGACGCCGCCGGCGTCGTGATCATCACCGGGCCCGACCGCCCCAAGCTCATGAGCGGATTCGCCCCCGCCGCGGCCACCGCGCTGGGATTCCTCCTCGTCTTCGGCCTGGTGGGCGGATGGTTCCTCGCCGGCCGCATGCTCGCGCCCCTCACCCGGATCTCGGACGCGACACGCAGGGCCGCGAAAGGTGGCTTGTCGCACCGGATCCGTATGAAGGGCCGTCAGGACGAGTTCCGCGAACTCGCCGACGCCTTCGACACGATGCTCGAACAACTCGAATCGCACGTCGCCGAACAACGGCGATTCGCCGCGAACGCGTCCCACGAACTGCGCACCCCGCTCGCGATCACGAAGACGCTCCTCGACGTCGCCCGCCACGACCCCGCACAGGACCGCGACGAACTCCTCCAACGCCTCCACGCCGCCAACACCCGCGCCATCGACCTCATCGAGGCCCTGCTGCTGCTCAGCCGCAGCGACCGCGTCGGATTCGCCCCCGAGCCCGTCGACCTGTCGCTCATCACCGAGGAAGCCGCCGAAACCCTGCTGCCCCTCGCCGAACAGCGCGGCATCACCCTCGACGTCACCGGCGAACCGAACATGACGGCCGGCTCGGCGGCACTCATCCCGCGCATGGTGACGAACCTCGTCCAGAACGCGATCGTCCACAACCTCCCGACCGGCGGCACGGTGACGGTCCACACGGAGCCCGGCCCCGACTCGGCCGTCCTCCGCGTCGAGAACACCGGCCCCACCCTCACCCCCGAGTCGCTCCCCACCCTCACCGAACCCTTCCAGCGCGGAACGGAACGCGTACGAACAGACGAACACGCCGGAGTCGGCCTCGGCCTCGCCATCGTCCACAGCATCGTCCGCGCCCACAACGGAACCCTGCAACTCACCCCACGCCCCTCCGGCGGCCTGACGGTCACCGTGCGACTGCCCGGAGCGGCGCAGGTGGCGCGTGTCGACCGCGCACACGGGAGCGTCGGCCGAGACCCCCTCCGCGCTCAGCCGCACTCCTCCTGA
- a CDS encoding helix-turn-helix domain-containing protein: protein MNHAEWKTRRHRKLLGEAVEENPEYDRLYEEAELAFDLGQLVYDRRTALGLSQVELAERCGMRQPQISRIEGGGTVPTIPLLRRLARALDAELTISLTPHGEAA from the coding sequence ATGAACCACGCGGAGTGGAAGACCCGCCGCCACCGCAAGCTTCTCGGCGAGGCGGTCGAGGAGAACCCTGAGTACGACCGGCTGTACGAGGAGGCCGAGTTGGCCTTCGACCTCGGCCAACTTGTGTACGACCGCCGCACGGCGCTGGGGCTTTCTCAGGTCGAACTGGCCGAGCGCTGCGGTATGAGGCAGCCGCAGATCTCGCGGATCGAGGGCGGCGGCACCGTGCCCACCATTCCGCTGTTGCGACGACTGGCGCGTGCCTTGGACGCGGAACTGACCATCAGCCTCACACCGCATGGTGAGGCTGCCTGA